The Diadema setosum chromosome 4, eeDiaSeto1, whole genome shotgun sequence genome window below encodes:
- the LOC140226822 gene encoding alpha-1A adrenergic receptor-like, translated as METVAPVTNDNILSTEPAGNDSDRVRSVYEMYGYHHVIIVSTLFSIIAFVGITGNILVFFAVSLSRKLHNVTNAFIVNLTVCDFLTCCVLPFHAVAVISEDGWPLADWFCSFIAALAIITNTCGILNLAAIALNRYILITKPRKKYMKMYKQKKVAIMIASTWIFPFIFLLTPQFFLGGLGYQDMFRVCIWNSRHDYALIFQGIAAIAFFVSTVIIIFSYVSIYVFVRRHMRMMEGKQDNEMQASTDAAEEESAVTVNGVNGRDNTLKQRKSKKNGISRKQIEITKNLCLVVVTFFICVLPYTIHLPTGIYDMRGTYFALLFMSHACINPILYASKHPHFKIIFKCIFKFQYSEIPMQTAWLKNILSTGPSTYSTAVSSTDGRFA; from the coding sequence ATGGAGACAGTTGCACCGGTGACAAATGACAACATCCTTTCGACGGAGCCTGCAGGCAATGACTCTGATAGAGTGCGCTCCGTGTATGAGATGTATGGTTACCATCATGTTATAATTGTATCAACACTATTCTCCATCATCGCTTTTGTTGGCATCACAGGCAATATCCTGGTCTTTTTTGCCGTGTCCCTGTCCCGCAAACTGCACAACGTCACAAACGCTTTCATCGTCAACCTCACCGTCTGCGACTTCCTCACTTGTTGCGTGTTGCCGTTTCATGCGGTTGCAGTTATCTCGGAAGATGGCTGGCCGCTGGCAGACTGGTTTTGCAGCTTCATCGCTGCTCTGGCTATCATCACAAACACCTGTGGAATCCTCAACCTCGCAGCCATTGCACTCAATCGCTACATCCTGATAACAAAGCCCAGGAAGAAgtacatgaaaatgtataagcaaaagaaagtagccattatgattgcaagcacatggatcttccctttcatttttctcctcACACCACAGTTTTTCCTGGGCGGCCTCGGATACCAGGACATGTTCAGGGTCTGTATTTGGAACTCGCGCCACGATTACGCCCTGATCTTCCAGGGCATCGCCGCCATCGCCTTCTTCGTTTCCACGGTGATCATCATCTTCTCCTACGTCTCCATATACGTCTTTGTGAGGAGGCACATGCGGATGATGGAGGGCAAGCAAGATAATGAGATGCAGGCTTCCACGGATGCTGCTGAAGAGGAGAGTGCAGTCACTGTGAATGGTGTCAATGGAAGGGACAACACCCTGAAACAGAGAAAGTCCAAGAAGAATGGTATCAGCAGGAAGCAAATAGAAATCACCAAGAACCTATGTCTAGTGGTGGTGACCTTCTTCATCTGTGTTCTCCCATACACCATCCACCTCCCGACTGGTATCTATGACATGCGTGGGACGTACTTTGCCTTGCTCTTTATGTCCCATGCCTGCATCAACCCCATCTTGTACGCATCCAAGCATCCACATTTCAAGATCATCTTCAAGTGCATCTTCAAGTTCCAGTATAGCGAGATTCCGATGCAGACCGCATGGCTCAAGAACATTCTGTCAACGGGACCCTCCACCTACTCAACAGCTGTAAGCAGCACAGATGGTCGTTTTGCCTGA